The DNA segment TTCAGGGGTGGTTCTGGAGTTTCCCCGACGTCCTGCGGCTGACGCGCCTCCGGATGGAGCATCCGGCCCATCGCTGGCTGTGGCTGGTGCAGCACCTCGGGATGCTCCGCCTCGGCGCCACGCTCCTGATCTGGGGATGGGCGATGACCATGGCGCTGCGCTACCGCAACGTGTTCCGCCATCTCTGGGAAGATCCCCTTCGGCGGCGCGGCGTGGGTCCCGTGGTGGCGGCGCTGGTGGGCGCGGGGATCCTGGCTGCGCCGGTGATCCTGGGATTGGATCCCCTCGTCGCGGCCATGTTGTGGCTCATCCTTCTCGCGCCGTTCCTTCTGGGCGCGGAGGTCAAGGTCACCGTCTTCCTGCTGCTCCTTCAACTGGTCCATCCGGTCCTGGCGTTCATGGAGCCCTGGTCCGCGCGGGAACCCGCTCCCAGCCTCGTGACCCTCCAGCTCCAGCCCCAGGTGCGACCGGTCTCTGCGGAGACGCTCCGCTTCCTTCCGCCCGAGGATCGGGCTTTCCTCAAGGGGTGGGCCCAGCTCCAGGATCGGGCGTGGAAGCCGGCGGAAGCCACCTTCCAGGCCCTCGTCGGCCACCACCCCGACCAGGCGGAGGTTCTGAACAACCTCGGCGTCGCCAAGTTCCAGATGGGGGACGGAGCGGGGGCGGAGCGGGCCTTCGAGGCGGCGCTCCAGAGCGGGCCGCGGATGACGATCCTCCTCAACCAGAGCATCCTCTTCTTCAACCGGCTGGAGACCGATCTGGGCGCCTCGAAGCGCGATGCGGCCCAGGCGGCGGATCCGGGGAGCTATGCCCGGCTGATCGCCCTCAACGACGCCCAGAAGGACATCCGCACCTATCCGATGCCGCTTCTCGACACGCCGCCGCGGCTGGAGGCTCTGGCCGACGCCGGGGGCGGGCGGAAGCGCGAGGAACTCCCCTTCAAGGAGCCCGCATTCCTCCTGGGGATGATCCTGCCGCTGGTGGGCGCCGCCGCCTTCCTGGGGCGACTGAAGGCCAGCGTCCGCATGGCCCACCCGACGCAGTGCATCCGGTGCGGCGAGCCCTTCCACACCACCGACAGCCCCGATCCCGACGTGTGTCCCAAGTGTCATCATCTGTTCGTTCTCAGGGATGGCCTCCACACCGAGAGCCGGATCAAGAAGCTGGACGAGGTCGCCCATCACCAGCGGACCACGCGGTGGATCCACAAGGCCCTGATCGTCCTGCTGCCGGGCTGCGATCTGGCCTTCCTCGGCGAGACGCGCGAGGGCCTCATGGAATTCGTCCCCTTCTGCCTGCTGGTGGGCATGGTGCTGGCCACGGGGCGCTCCGTCCGCTATCCCGGCGAGATCCTCGCCGATCCCGCTTCTACCTGGCTGACGGTGGGAGCGGTCCTCGCGGGCCTGTTCTACCTCCGTTCCTGGCTGAAGCTCATCCTCAGGAGGGACTGACATGGCGCTGGAAGGCTCCCTCCGGGATTTCGACCTGTTTTCCCTGTTCAACATGATCAAGATCCAGGGGAAGAACGGCACCCTGGTCCTCTCCCAGGGCCAGGAGTTCGTCAAAGTCTTCTTCGAGAACGGCGAGATCGTCGGCTGCGACTCCAACCAGGTGCGGATGGAGGATCGCCTGGGCACCATGCTGGTGCGCCTGGGCCGCCTGACCGGCGACGAGCTGATGGGCATGGTCCAGATCCAGCGCCAGACGCTCAAGCGGATGGGCACGCTCCTGCTGGAGAGCGGGAAGGTGACGGTTTCGGACCTCCAGGACGCGTTGTTCGGCCAGGCCACCGCCATCCTCCACCGGACCTTCCGGTGGGTGGAAGGGGATTACCGGTTCGATTCCTTCCTGCCGCCGGATCTGGACCGGGAACACTTCGTTCCCATCCCCGTGGATACGGTCCTGATGGAGGCCGCGCGCATCCAGGACGAGTGGCCCGCGGTGGAGCGCCGCCTGCCTTCGCCGGACGTGCCGCTGGGAAAGTCCATGCGGGCCAAGACCCTGCACCTGGACATCGACCGCGAAGTCTCCACCGTGCTGGACGGCAAGGGACAGATCCAACACGGCTCCTCGGGTCTCACCCACGAGCAGGAGGTGGTGCTCTCGTACTTCGAGCATCCCCAGGGGCTGAAGGACGTCATCCAGATCAGCCGCTACGAGGAACTCGACACCTGCAAAGCCATCGCGGAACTGCTGGAGGCGGGGCTGCTGGAGCCGATCTTCGGCGGCGTTCCCAAGGTGGTGCGGCCCTGGGTGGACACCCAGGGGGCCTATCCGGTGGGCAGCTGGGAGCCCAGTCCGCTTCTATGGCCGCTGGTGGTTGCGGCCTTCCTCCTGCCGCTCGCCTTCTACGTCCCCCATCAGCGGGGCTCGGTGAACCTGGGACTCGCGAGTCTCCAGCCCGTGGACGTGCGCGTCGTGCCGGAAGGCCCCACCCGCCTGCGGCAGGCGTGGGCCCTCCGGATGGCCGCGCCCAGGGACGGAGGTGCCACACTGGCGAAGGCGCTTCACAGGCCCCTGGACGGGAAGAATCCCGCGCCGGACCTCACGCAGCTGCCCGACCCCATGTCGCCGGCCCCGGCCGCCCCTCCTTCTTCGCGATAAAAGGATGTTCCGATGTTCGTGCACCAGCGCCAGGGCTCCCTGGAGGTGATCTGCGGCCCCATGTTCTCCGGCAAGTCCGAGGAGCTCATCCGGCGCATCAAGCGGGCGATCATCGCCAGACAGAAGGTGCAGGTGTTCAAGCCGGCCCTGGACGACCGCTACGCCGCCGCCGCCATCGCCAGCCACAGCCAGCGCAAGCACGACGCCATTCCCGTGAAGAACACGGAGGAACTGCTGCGCCACCTGGATCCCCTGGCCGAGGTGGTGGCCCTGGATGAAGTCCAGTTCCTGGACGAGGGCCTGATCCCCATCATCGAAGACCTCGCGGACCGCGGCGTGCGCGTCATCGCCGGGGGCCTGGACCAGGATTCCAACGGCGAGCCCTTCGGGATCATGCCCACCCTCTTGGCCAAGGCCGAGTACGTCACCAAGCTCCAGGCCATCTGCATGGTCTGCGGCGCCCAGGCGGGCCGCACCCAGCGCATCGTCCAGACCGGCGGGCAGGTCCTGGTGGGCGCCGGCGAGGCCTACGAGGCCCGCTGCCGCCACTGCCACGAGACGCCCCACGCCACGGGAGGGCGGCTGCTGGAAGGGGAATAGATCCGGGCGAAAAAGTGGGAACGCCGACGAGCATCGGTTAAAAGCAAGGAGAGGCTTTTAACCGGGGTTCATCGGCTTTGATCGGCGTTTATCGGTGTTCGGTCTTTTTCAGTTCGTCAATGGATGAGCGCCGCGACAGGGTTTTCATTGGTCCGGGGGACGGATGGCCGAGGCCCGGGTTTGGCGCGGAGATAAACTGGCCGCGGCGCGCTGCTGCAGCGCCGTTTTCCCATCCCGCCCGAGGCTTCAGGGCATCCAGGAGGTTTCCATGGCCGGCGCCTACGCCACCTTCACCCACCTCACCGACTACATGGGCTTGGAGGGGCTGCTCACCGAGGAAGAACGGATGATCCGCGAGACCGCGCGGAGGTTCGTCAACGCCGAGGTCCTGCCCATCATCGAGAAGCATGCCCAGGAGCAGACCTTCCCCAAGCACCTGATTTCCAAGATGGGCGAGCTGGGTTTCTTCGGGCCCGCGCTGCCCGAGGAATACGGGTGCATGGGCGTGTCCAACGTGGCCTACGGCCTGCTGATGTACGAGCTGGAGCGGGGCGATTCGGGCCTCCGTTCCTTCGCTTCGGTCCAGGGCAGCCTGGTCATGTGGCCCATCTACGCCTACGGGAGCGAGGCCCAGAAGAAGCACTGGCTGCCCAAGCTGGCCGCGGGCGAGAAGATCGGCTGCTTCGGGCTCACGGAGCCCGACTTCGGTTCCAACCCCGGCGGAATGCTCACCAAGGCCGTGCGCGAGCCGGGCGGCAAGTGGCGGATCAACGGCACCAAGATGTGGATCACCAACGGCACCGTGGCGGACGTGGCCGTGGTGTGGGCCCAGACGGACGAGGGCATCCGCGGCTTCCTGGTGGAAAAGGGCACGCCGGGGTTCAGCGCCCCGGAGATGAAGGGCAAGTGGAGCCTGCGCGCCTCCACCACCTCCGAACTGGTGCTGGAGGACGTGATCGTGGACGAGGAGGCCTCCCTCCTGCCCAACGTGAAGGGCCTGAAGGGGCCGCTGGGCTGCCTCACCCAGGCCCG comes from the Geothrix sp. 21YS21S-4 genome and includes:
- a CDS encoding acyl-CoA dehydrogenase family protein → MAGAYATFTHLTDYMGLEGLLTEEERMIRETARRFVNAEVLPIIEKHAQEQTFPKHLISKMGELGFFGPALPEEYGCMGVSNVAYGLLMYELERGDSGLRSFASVQGSLVMWPIYAYGSEAQKKHWLPKLAAGEKIGCFGLTEPDFGSNPGGMLTKAVREPGGKWRINGTKMWITNGTVADVAVVWAQTDEGIRGFLVEKGTPGFSAPEMKGKWSLRASTTSELVLEDVIVDEEASLLPNVKGLKGPLGCLTQARYGIAWGALGAADACYQCALDYALSRVQFDKPIASYQLQQEKLAWMVTEITKGQLLVLQLGRLKDAKTFTPAQVSMAKMNNVNVALEICRKARTILGANGILDEYPVMRHMANLESVYTYEGTHDMHTLIIGQEITGIPAYR
- a CDS encoding DUF4388 domain-containing protein codes for the protein MALEGSLRDFDLFSLFNMIKIQGKNGTLVLSQGQEFVKVFFENGEIVGCDSNQVRMEDRLGTMLVRLGRLTGDELMGMVQIQRQTLKRMGTLLLESGKVTVSDLQDALFGQATAILHRTFRWVEGDYRFDSFLPPDLDREHFVPIPVDTVLMEAARIQDEWPAVERRLPSPDVPLGKSMRAKTLHLDIDREVSTVLDGKGQIQHGSSGLTHEQEVVLSYFEHPQGLKDVIQISRYEELDTCKAIAELLEAGLLEPIFGGVPKVVRPWVDTQGAYPVGSWEPSPLLWPLVVAAFLLPLAFYVPHQRGSVNLGLASLQPVDVRVVPEGPTRLRQAWALRMAAPRDGGATLAKALHRPLDGKNPAPDLTQLPDPMSPAPAAPPSSR
- a CDS encoding thymidine kinase, which translates into the protein MFVHQRQGSLEVICGPMFSGKSEELIRRIKRAIIARQKVQVFKPALDDRYAAAAIASHSQRKHDAIPVKNTEELLRHLDPLAEVVALDEVQFLDEGLIPIIEDLADRGVRVIAGGLDQDSNGEPFGIMPTLLAKAEYVTKLQAICMVCGAQAGRTQRIVQTGGQVLVGAGEAYEARCRHCHETPHATGGRLLEGE